ATGAATTTCCGGACGCTGGGCGAGCTGCCCCTCAATGGTGTGGACGGCCTGGCGCGTCACGCTGACGGGATCAATGCACGCATCACGCCATTGCATGTTGCCGGACTCGATGCGATTGAGATCCAGAACGTCGTTAATAAGCCGCGTGAGACGCTCGGCTTCGCCGTAGACCACGCCCAGGTTGTGCCCAATGCGTTTGCCGCGGGCTGCCAACGCCTCGTCGTGACTGCACAACGGCTGGAAGTGTTCGGAAAATTCCCGGCCGATCAGCTTGGCAAAACCCAGTATCGAGGTAAGCGGGGTGCGCAGTTCATGGGAGACAGTGGACAGGAAGGCTGATTTGAGGCGGTCAAGCTCGCTCATGCGAATATTGGCCTCGGCCAGTTCCATGGCTTGCAGCCGCAGCTCCCGGGTACGTTCCTCCACCTCGGCTTCCAGCCGTTGCTGGTGGCGGCGCAATTCCTCTTCCACCGCCTTGCGGGCGGTCAGGTCGGAAAACATGCCCAGGGCTCCAAGAAATTGTCCCGAGGCGTCGTAGAGCGGACTGGCCGAAATGAGCACCCAAAGCGGTGTGCCGTCCTTGCGTTGCATCTGCTGCTCAAACACGTCGCTCAAGCCCTGGCGACGGCGATGCTGCTGGTGTTTGGCCTCGGCCAGACTTTCCTCGGGCAAGAAATCGACCAGTCGTCGGCCAGACATCTCTTCGGGACGATAGCCGAGCATGTCGGCCATGCGTTGGTTGACGAAGGTGGTGGCATAGTCGCCGTCAAAGACCCACACGCCTTCGTGGGCGGTCTCCACAATGCGGCGGAACATTGCCTCGCTCTCGCGCAACGCCGTTTCCGAGCGGTGACGCTCGGTCACGTCTCGGATGACCTCGATAGCGCCGGTGACCTTGCCGGCCTCGTCGTACAGGGCGACCGCCTTGGCCCAGACCTGCCGGATGCCGCCGGGCAGGGTCGAAAGGACCACCTCGGCAATAATCTCACCAGGAGCATGGTCGGCCACAGTATAGCGGGCATCGGGGTGGGGGACCACACCCCGGGCATAATCAATGAGCAGTGGGGTCGGGCGACCATAAAAGGCCTCGCCGTAGGCAAAATCGCCCTTGCCGAGCATGTCGGCGGCGGCGACGCCGGTCAGCTTTTCCAGGGCCTTGTTCCAGAAGGTGACCTTGCCGGCGCTGTCCACCACCAGGGTGGGGTCAGGGAGAAAGTCTATTATTTCTGCAAGTTTACGGTCACTTTGCTTGACTTGGCTCTGGGCTTGGCGCAGTTCGCCGATACGCCGCGACTGCTCGAAATTGGTGACGGCCAGGGCCGAAAGATGGTTGGCAAAATGGTACAGTGCCTGACAGATTTTTTCGAAACGGGCATGCGATATGCGCGGGACGGCAGCCAAGGCTTCCCGGAAAGCCGTCTCATCGGCTCCGATTTCCCGAGCATAGGCCATCATGGATTCGGTGTCGGCGGATTCGTCGACCACCTGCCCCACCAGCCAGTTGGCGATGTGCCGGTTCCCAACGAAGATGGGCGTACCGCCGTCAAGCAGCCCGCCGCTTAAGCAATGGCGGATAGTCGGACCATTGACGGAACCGTGGCCGAGGCAGGCGTCAGAGCGGGTGCAGTTGATCCGGCCCTTTTCAGTTCCCCGGATGATGGTGGCGCAAAGCGTGGTGAAGTTGCTGGGCTGGGTCAGGGGCAGGCCTTGCGGATCGGTGATAAGCGAGGCCACGCCGGCGGCTTCGGCAAAGGCATCCTGAATGCGTTGGATCTCTTCAAGGCAAAAGATGTCTTCAAAACGGACAGTTTCCGGGTCCCGGGGCCAGGGCGTCCCAGCAGAGGGAGCCCCGTTTAGGTCACAGCCAGACGGCGGGGGAGGTGCGTTCGACTCGGCTGGGTCCTTGGGCATGGCGTCCCTGGGGGTTCGTGTTGTGCTTACATCCCATTCATAAGCCATTTCTGAAGTTTCTTACAACGGTTAATTTCTCCGCAAGGAAACCGCACCCGTATGTGCAGTCACGACCAGCGTGGACGTGTCGACTTGGGCGGGCTGTGTCGACTTGGGCGGGGACAGCGCAGTACAGCGTGTGGTGGAATCCCGCAGCAACAAGCAACGGGGGGGGCGCCGGGGCAGCCGTGTTGCACGCTGAGGGCTTCCCGGCGACGGAAAACGGCTGATGAGGCACAGGTGCAGCCATGCCGTGCATGCGTGGGAAATCCAACAGACGCGTTGGTACCCGGCAGCCTCGGCACGTCCAAGCCGTGCACGCGAAGAGGGCAATCTCCTTCCCTGACTCCGGCGGCCAGTACCTGTCCCCATGCCGCGCACACGAAGGAGGCAATCCCGCGCGGCGCGGCATGGTCGCTGTGTCGGATCAGGCCGCATGGACCATGCGGGGCGCAGGCTTTTGAACCGTTTTCTCGGTAACAATCGTATGGGCTGTCTGCCCCGGAGTCGCTTCGTACATGTCCCAGTAGTCTTCAAAGGCCTGTTCGATGGTGCGTTTCTCGGCATAGGCCCGGCCGGCCCGGCCCATGGCCCGCATGAGTTCCGGATCGGCCAGCAAGCCCTCCATGGCTGCAAAAAGGGCCTCGGCGTCGCCGGCCGGGACGACCACGCCGGTTTCGCCTGGCAGGATGTTTTCCATGGGGCCGCCCTGGTTGGTGACGATGATGGGCAGGCCCGAAGCCTGGGCTTCGAGGACCACATTGCCAAAGGTGTCCGTGGCGCTGGGGAAAACGAACAGGTCGCTGGCCGCGAAAAGGGCCGCCAGTTCTTCGCCTTCGCGGTAGCCGGTAAAAACCGTGGGCGTTCCTTCAAGGAGGTTTCGCAAAGCATCCAGATACGGCCCGTCGCCCACAATGGTCAGGACTGCATCGGGATAGGTTGCGTTTAAGCGGCGAAAGGCCGCGGCCAGCAGGTGCAGGTCTTTTTCCCGGGAGACCCGGCCGGCGTAGAGGATGCGCGGCCCGTTGCCCAGGCCGAAGCGCTCGGCCACAGCCTCGGACCGTTTGTCCGGCGAAAAGCGGCCGACATCCACGCCCCGGGGAAAGAGCCGCAGCTTGGCCGGGTCCAGTCCCTTTTCCTCAAGCTCCCGGCCGGTCTCCTTGGAAGGGACGTAGACGAGGTCCATCTGGTTGTAATACCAGATGATAAATTTCCAGGTCAGATCTTCCATGGCCTCGTCGCCGGTGAGAATCTGGGCATACTGGGGCAGGGCCGTGTGGTAGGTGCCGTAGATGGGCAGACGCAGGGTCTTGGCGATGCCAAGCGCCGCCAGTCCGATGGGACCGGGCGTGGCGGAATGGATGCGGTTGAAATTGCCGGCGTAAACGAAGTGGAGCATTTCCAGCAGCGGCGGATAAAAGAGCGTCTGTTCCGGATATTCGTCAAGATGGTAGACGCCGATGGGTTTGAAGTTTTGCACGCCCGGCTCGAAAACGCGGGGGCCGTGGTCGCAGGTGACGATGCTCAGCGTCTTGCCGGTCTTGATGGCCAGTTCGGCTTGCTGACGCAGCGTCCCGGAGACGCCGTTTATTTCGTGGAAGGTGTCGGTGAAGTGGGCCACGCGCACGGCGTCGTCCTTGCCGTTTTTGCCGGTGAGCGCCCGTCTGGCCTCGCTGCTGAACTGGCGATCCTTGGTAAAGATGGAATAGGCCAGGAAGTAGGGAGCGAGCATGGTGTAAAGCGCTCCGGCCGAGCCCAGGGTGCCGAAGATGTCAAAGACATTGGCCCCGCTGACGTGGTCAAGCAGCGTGCCGGCGAAGTGGGAGGCCACCCGGTTGGTGGCCCGGTTGACGAAGGAGAACCAGCCGTTTTCCAGGTTTTCGCCGTTTAACACCCCGGCCTGGGCGAATTCCATCAGAGTGGAGTCGGCCCGGATGAGCGATTCCGTTTCCATGCGGATAAGATCGCGAAGCGGCGTGCTGGCGCTCGGCCGCCGCCGGGACAGCCCCCGGGCGATGCGGGTGCGCAGGCGGAAGGCCAGCCCGACATTGGCTTGGTCGCCGGGTTCGAGGAACCGGTCCACCACCTTGAGCGTTACGTCCTTGTCCAGGAAGCGGTCGATGCCGAAGCGGTGTTTATAGTACTGGTAGGCGATGCTGTAGAGATTGCGGGCCATGGTGCGCGGCGTGCTGGAGACTCCCCGGGCTGAGGCTGCGCCGTTTTCCAGGCCGTCCAGGAACTGGGCCAGATCGGTTGCGCCGTCCACCTCGGTGTAGGTGGAGGCGATGGTCAGCGCGCTGTGGTCGTCGGAGCCGCCGATGAGATTTTTGCGCCATGGCTGGGTGTAGCCCGGGTCGATGCCGTATTTCTCTGCCAACCGCCAGATGGTATCGGCGTCAACGTTGGGGATGATGTCGCGCAGGCACTCGTTTTGCCAGGCGTCGCGGGCTCCGTTGATCTCGAAGTTGCGAAACAGCAACAGCAGTTTCTCGAAATTGGGCACCGTAATCCGGTCGTTGACCCCGAACAGCGGGTGGGCCACGGCATGGTGGATGCCCTCCTGGCGCAGGTAATCCACCAGATCATAGATGTTTTCGCGCAGCCGCTGGAACTCGCGGTGCTTGGCCTCGTCGATGTCAAAGACCAGCACATGGACCTTGCAGCGGTCTTCCGGAAAATACGAGGTGATTTCCTCACTGACAAACGTCCCCGGCAGATGGGCGATGGACAGTGCGCCCTCGATGCGGTTGTGGTCGGAGATGGTCACCAGCCCCATGCCTTTGCGTCGGGCCTCTTCGTAAATACGCAGGGGTTCGGTGAAGCTCTCGGGGCAGTTGAGCTTTTGCAAGACCCACTGGGAGGGGCGGGTGGAAAATTTGGAGTGCACGTGCAGGTCGATTTTCATGACTGCTCCTTGGGACGGGCGGCGCTTGTCCGGGCAACGTCGTTGTTTTCGGCTTGTAGCGCCGCCAGCGTTTCGGTCGGATTGCGTTTGGCCGCAGTTTTGTTGACGCGGTTTCGCCAATTGTCACGGAAATGTCGCTTGCCCAGGAGCACGCCATGTTCCATGTGGTGGCCATGGAAGGCAGAAGGAAAACGGCCAGGTTGCCTGAATCCGAGCGGCGCGAACTGTTGCGGGAGGGCCGTGCGGTCTTGTTGTCGTTGGGGGAAGGGCGTCTGGCCAACGAGTATTGCCGGCTGGCTGAGACGAAATCCACCCGGGAAGAGATGGCCGAGCTTTTAGTGACCTGCATTGTCTCCCGCCATTCCCGCTGATCTGCTCCTGTTGTTCCGGGGACGGTCGTAAAGCTATCGTCCAAAAGAGATGTCTGCATGGAATGGACAAACGAAACAGGGCTCTACGTCAAAGGGGCGCTCCAGACGCGGCCAGCCCCCCGGAGCGGGCAGGCGGACGGGGAGTCGCACGGTCTGTCTGGCCCTGCCGGTCTGTGCCGCGACCTTGGCCCCCGGGCCGGCGCCGACATCGGGGTCGTCACGGTGGAGATTGCCGAGTTCTCCCGGATTCTCCCTGAGATCGATCTCCAGGTCGGCTACGAAATTCTGCGCCTGCTGGCCGAAGCGGTCCGTGATGGCTTTGCCCGTCATTTTGCGGGGTGTACGGTGCTGCGCCTCCAGGAGACAGGGGTCGCAGCCTATGCCTGTTTTTTCTCACCCCGGTCCTGTTCCTGTGACGGCGACGTGGTGCTGGCCTCCTTTGCCGCCTTTCGTACAGCCCTGTCAGAAACCCTGTCCCGCCGCTTTTCGCACATGGCCGGCCGCCAGCTGGCCGTGGACATCGGTTATGCCCGTCTGGACGCCAGTTCCGGCGGTCCGGACCCCCGGCATATCCTCAAGGCCCTGTGCCAGGCCCAGTGCATGGGCAAAGACAAATTCGACGCCGAGCGCCGCCAGCTTTACCAGATGTTCGAGCGTCTGCTTGTGACCCGGGAACTCGATGTTCGCTATCAGCCTGTGGTCGACTTGTCGGCTGGGGGCGTCCTTGGCTGGGAAGTCTCGTTGCGTGGCGGGGGAGCTGGTCCATTTGCCGATCCTTCGCATCTTTGGAGGTTTGCCGCACAGTGTGGCGAAGAGGCCTCGCTTGACCGGGTGTTCCGGGAGCTGGCCCTGGCCCATCTGGGCGCGATAGGCGTGCAGCAAAAGTTGTTTCTGCCCATCCGCCACGCCAGTCTTGACGCCCCGGCTTTCGCACCGTCGCACTTGGCTGGTGAATTGGAACGCCTGGGCCTTGGCCCGGCCAATCTGGTGCTATGCATTTCCGAAAAGACCGGTCCCGGGGAGTTGGCCTGTGTGTTCGAACGCCTTGAGGTCCACCGGGGGGCCGGATTCGAACTGGCCGCCGACGAGGTCGGCGGCGGGGCGTCCAATCTGCTGCTGCTGTCCCGGACCCGTCCCGATTGGATCAAGACCTGGCCGGGATTGACCGAAGCCGTGGAAGCCAATCCCTTCAAACGGGTGATGCTCGAAACCCTGGCCCTGTTGGCCGAGAAGATCGGGGCGCGCATGGTCGTTGGCGGCGTGGCTTCCGAGCTGGCCCTGTCCACGGTGACCTCCATGGGCGTCGCTGCCGCGCTTGGGCCGCATTTCGGCGCACCAGCCTGTCCCAAACCGGAGACCGTTGGGGAGCTGCCGCCCAAAGCCAGTTTCGACATCCTTGGCGGCGTGGCTTGGCACTGTTCGGCTCCCATTGGCAACCTGGCCGAGGAATGCCTGACTGTGGATGAGCAAACCACGGTGGATGAGGTCAAGGAGCTCTTGGACGAGCGACCGCCCATCACGAATGTCGTGGTGGCGTCCAACCGCCGCCCGATCGGCCTCGTCATGAATTACCATCTGGATCGGCGGCTTAGCACCCGCTATGGCAACTCCCTGTTCGCGCATAAGTCCGTTACCCGGATCATGAACCCGAGTCCGCTTTTGGCCGAGGCCTCCCAGGCTGTGGAGGCCGTGGCCCGACAGGCCATGAATCGCGAGGCCTCCATGGTCTATGACGACATCGTGGTGGTTGACGGCGAGGGACTGCTGGTCGGAACGGTGTCGGTGCAAAAGATGCTCGATTCTCTGGCCCAGGTGCAGGTGGAGTTGGCCAAGGGTTCAAATCCCCTGACCGGACTTCCCGGCAACATGGCCATTGAACAGGAAGTGAACAGACGGGCCAAAATCGCCCTGCCGATCAGCTGCGTGTATGTCGATCTGGACCATTTCAAGGTTTACAACGACGCCTACGGCTTCACCAATGGCGACAAGGTCATTTTGCTGACCGCCCGGGTTCTGGCCGAGGCCCTGCGCGGCCGGCCGGACTGTTTCCTGGGGCATGTCGGCGGCGACGATTTTGTCTGCATCACCCCCCGGGAGGAAGCCGAGTCGTTATGTCGACAGACTATAGAGGCCTTTGCCGGGGCCGTTCTTGCCCATTACTCCCCGGAGGATCAGGCCAGGGGAGCCATTTCCGGCAAGGCCAGGGACGGCACGCCGGGTATGTTCCCGCTGGTGTCGCTGTCCATGGGCATTGTGGACTGTGCCTTTGAGGTTCCTTTTAGTGCGGAGGAGTTCAGCCAGCGGGTGGCGGAGGTGAAGAAGTTCGCCAAAACCAGGCCCGGCAACTCCTGTGTGCGCGACCGGCGTGCGCCGCTTGGTGCGAAGATTTGATTTTTCAGGCTGTTGTCGATTGTCACCGATTTGCCACAAAGCCATGGCGCGATCGTCATGGGCAGGCTGCATATCGAGTACGGCCGGGACGGTCTGCGGACCGTACGGGCACATCGCGCAAGGATGGCTTGCCCCTATGCAGCATAGCGTCAAAATGGCCGCAGAGACTCTGGATTTCTATTACGGCCGGTTTCGGGCTCTGGAAGGCATCAATCTCGAAATCCCGGAACATCAGGTCACGGCCCTGATCGGTCCTTCGGGCTGCGGCAAATCCACTTTTTTGCGGTGCTTAAACCGCATGAACGACCTTATTCCCGGGACCCGCACCGAAGGGGCCGTGCTGCTCGACGGCGTCAAGGTCAACGTGCCAAGCCTTGATGTGGTCGAACTGCGGCGCAAGGTGGGCATGGTTTTTCAAAAACCCAATCCTTTCCCCAAGAGCATTTTTGAAAATGTGGCCTACGGACTGCGGGTGAGCGGGGTGAGCGATCGCAATTTCATTTCCGCCCAGGTGGAAAAAAGTCTGATCTCGGCCGGTCTTTTTACCGAGGTCAAGGACCGGTTGCACGATTCGGCCCTGGGCCTGTCCGGCGGCCAGCAACAGCGCCTGTGCATCGCCCGGGCGGTGGCCCTGGAGCCGGAAGTGCTCCTCATGGACGAACCGGCCTCGGC
The sequence above is drawn from the Desulfovibrio sp. TomC genome and encodes:
- a CDS encoding PocR ligand-binding domain-containing protein, encoding MPKDPAESNAPPPPSGCDLNGAPSAGTPWPRDPETVRFEDIFCLEEIQRIQDAFAEAAGVASLITDPQGLPLTQPSNFTTLCATIIRGTEKGRINCTRSDACLGHGSVNGPTIRHCLSGGLLDGGTPIFVGNRHIANWLVGQVVDESADTESMMAYAREIGADETAFREALAAVPRISHARFEKICQALYHFANHLSALAVTNFEQSRRIGELRQAQSQVKQSDRKLAEIIDFLPDPTLVVDSAGKVTFWNKALEKLTGVAAADMLGKGDFAYGEAFYGRPTPLLIDYARGVVPHPDARYTVADHAPGEIIAEVVLSTLPGGIRQVWAKAVALYDEAGKVTGAIEVIRDVTERHRSETALRESEAMFRRIVETAHEGVWVFDGDYATTFVNQRMADMLGYRPEEMSGRRLVDFLPEESLAEAKHQQHRRRQGLSDVFEQQMQRKDGTPLWVLISASPLYDASGQFLGALGMFSDLTARKAVEEELRRHQQRLEAEVEERTRELRLQAMELAEANIRMSELDRLKSAFLSTVSHELRTPLTSILGFAKLIGREFSEHFQPLCSHDEALAARGKRIGHNLGVVYGEAERLTRLINDVLDLNRIESGNMQWRDACIDPVSVTRQAVHTIEGQLAQRPEIHFRFTADETAPQLLMDPDQLVQVVSNLLQNAIKFTEQGEVSVDVRRDGKSVLLVVRDQGVGIPSDQLESIFDRFHQVGRGDTIVSPAIKGTGLGLAICRQIVRHYGGNIWAESQPGAGSSFYVRLPVAEACLETSCEACS
- a CDS encoding glycosyltransferase — its product is MKIDLHVHSKFSTRPSQWVLQKLNCPESFTEPLRIYEEARRKGMGLVTISDHNRIEGALSIAHLPGTFVSEEITSYFPEDRCKVHVLVFDIDEAKHREFQRLRENIYDLVDYLRQEGIHHAVAHPLFGVNDRITVPNFEKLLLLFRNFEINGARDAWQNECLRDIIPNVDADTIWRLAEKYGIDPGYTQPWRKNLIGGSDDHSALTIASTYTEVDGATDLAQFLDGLENGAASARGVSSTPRTMARNLYSIAYQYYKHRFGIDRFLDKDVTLKVVDRFLEPGDQANVGLAFRLRTRIARGLSRRRPSASTPLRDLIRMETESLIRADSTLMEFAQAGVLNGENLENGWFSFVNRATNRVASHFAGTLLDHVSGANVFDIFGTLGSAGALYTMLAPYFLAYSIFTKDRQFSSEARRALTGKNGKDDAVRVAHFTDTFHEINGVSGTLRQQAELAIKTGKTLSIVTCDHGPRVFEPGVQNFKPIGVYHLDEYPEQTLFYPPLLEMLHFVYAGNFNRIHSATPGPIGLAALGIAKTLRLPIYGTYHTALPQYAQILTGDEAMEDLTWKFIIWYYNQMDLVYVPSKETGRELEEKGLDPAKLRLFPRGVDVGRFSPDKRSEAVAERFGLGNGPRILYAGRVSREKDLHLLAAAFRRLNATYPDAVLTIVGDGPYLDALRNLLEGTPTVFTGYREGEELAALFAASDLFVFPSATDTFGNVVLEAQASGLPIIVTNQGGPMENILPGETGVVVPAGDAEALFAAMEGLLADPELMRAMGRAGRAYAEKRTIEQAFEDYWDMYEATPGQTAHTIVTEKTVQKPAPRMVHAA
- a CDS encoding GGDEF domain-containing protein, which gives rise to MEWTNETGLYVKGALQTRPAPRSGQADGESHGLSGPAGLCRDLGPRAGADIGVVTVEIAEFSRILPEIDLQVGYEILRLLAEAVRDGFARHFAGCTVLRLQETGVAAYACFFSPRSCSCDGDVVLASFAAFRTALSETLSRRFSHMAGRQLAVDIGYARLDASSGGPDPRHILKALCQAQCMGKDKFDAERRQLYQMFERLLVTRELDVRYQPVVDLSAGGVLGWEVSLRGGGAGPFADPSHLWRFAAQCGEEASLDRVFRELALAHLGAIGVQQKLFLPIRHASLDAPAFAPSHLAGELERLGLGPANLVLCISEKTGPGELACVFERLEVHRGAGFELAADEVGGGASNLLLLSRTRPDWIKTWPGLTEAVEANPFKRVMLETLALLAEKIGARMVVGGVASELALSTVTSMGVAAALGPHFGAPACPKPETVGELPPKASFDILGGVAWHCSAPIGNLAEECLTVDEQTTVDEVKELLDERPPITNVVVASNRRPIGLVMNYHLDRRLSTRYGNSLFAHKSVTRIMNPSPLLAEASQAVEAVARQAMNREASMVYDDIVVVDGEGLLVGTVSVQKMLDSLAQVQVELAKGSNPLTGLPGNMAIEQEVNRRAKIALPISCVYVDLDHFKVYNDAYGFTNGDKVILLTARVLAEALRGRPDCFLGHVGGDDFVCITPREEAESLCRQTIEAFAGAVLAHYSPEDQARGAISGKARDGTPGMFPLVSLSMGIVDCAFEVPFSAEEFSQRVAEVKKFAKTRPGNSCVRDRRAPLGAKI
- the pstB gene encoding phosphate ABC transporter ATP-binding protein PstB, producing MQHSVKMAAETLDFYYGRFRALEGINLEIPEHQVTALIGPSGCGKSTFLRCLNRMNDLIPGTRTEGAVLLDGVKVNVPSLDVVELRRKVGMVFQKPNPFPKSIFENVAYGLRVSGVSDRNFISAQVEKSLISAGLFTEVKDRLHDSALGLSGGQQQRLCIARAVALEPEVLLMDEPASALDPIATQKIEELIAELKRNYTIVIVTHSMQQAARVSDLTAFFYMGKLVEVGPTEAIFTRPANQQTEDYVTGRFG